The Dyella sp. 2HG41-7 sequence TGCGCAGCGGTAATGGCACCACGCTGATTCGCCAATATGCGGCGGTCAATACCAGCGGCGGCAACTTTCCGACCGGTTCCAGTTTGCGCTTACGCGTAGACGCCGCGCGCGGCGGTCAAGCCGACGCGGTACTGAGTTATCCCACGTCCGGTATCGGTTGGCGTGCCGCGTATGTCGGTACGTTGCAATCGGGCAACGCGTGCAGCATGCAATTCGAATCGCGCGCCAGCATCGCCAACCGCAGCGGTCGCGACTGGCGCTATACGAATCTCACCTTGATTGCCGGCGAACCGAATTTCGCGAAAACCACGGCGCCGCACCCGATGATGGCGATGCGCGTGGCTGCGGCACCGGCGGCGATGCCCGAACAATCGACGCTCGCCGACTACCGCAGCTACACCCTGTCCGCTCCGGTCGATCTGCCGGATGGAAGCATCAGCCAGGTGCCTCTGTACGCCACGCGTGCGGTGAATTGCGAACGTACATCGCTGTATGAGAACGGCGGCAATTGGATGCCGCCACAGCCGATGTTGAACAGCGAATTCAATTCCGACAGCAACACCGGCATCGTCAGCACGCTGCGTTTTACGGCCTTCGACAGCCTGCCCGCCGGCTATCTACGCGTACTCACCGCCGACCGTCGCGGCGTTCCGCAATTTATCGGCGAAGGTCGTATCAACGATACCCCCAAAGGCGGCGATGCAATGATTACGCTGGGCACGGCGTTCGACTTGCGCGGTCAGCGCGAACGCACCAGCTTCCACGTCGATCAAAACGGCCGCACGATGGATGAGGCGTTCCGCATCACGCTTACCAA is a genomic window containing:
- a CDS encoding DUF4139 domain-containing protein, coding for MTIRHRTVLAFTLATLCGAPGAWAADGASITLYRSDNPALYASSSDGGVNDGYAIVREQRSIALQAGVHDLVLGDLPNYLDGEAMALGFPGGEAKVVSQRLLLGQGPNAALTGLTGSTISVLGDNGQTLANGTLLRAGDDGLVVRSGNGTTLIRQYAAVNTSGGNFPTGSSLRLRVDAARGGQADAVLSYPTSGIGWRAAYVGTLQSGNACSMQFESRASIANRSGRDWRYTNLTLIAGEPNFAKTTAPHPMMAMRVAAAPAAMPEQSTLADYRSYTLSAPVDLPDGSISQVPLYATRAVNCERTSLYENGGNWMPPQPMLNSEFNSDSNTGIVSTLRFTAFDSLPAGYLRVLTADRRGVPQFIGEGRINDTPKGGDAMITLGTAFDLRGQRERTSFHVDQNGRTMDEAFRITLTNAGDTPRTITVREHPNRWREWTVTSSSVKPSKQTTDTLEFKVDVPANGKAVLDYAVRYTWTADDHPQS